ctctctgtctctctctctctctctctctctctctctgtctctctctctctctctctctctctctctctctctatgcctctctctgtctctctgtctctctctctgtctctctctctctctctctctctctgtctctctgtctctctctgtctctctctctctctctctctgctcttctgCCTGACTCTAACGCCAAAAAAATGCTGCAAGCATcgaacacaaacaaaaccacctcacagtgtgtgtgtgtgtgtgtgtgagtgtgagtgtgtgagtgtgtgtgtgtgtgtgtgtgtgtgtgtgtgagtgtttgtgtgtgtgtgtgtgtctgtgtgtctgtgtgtgtgtgagtgtgagtgtgtgtgagtgtgtgtgtgtgtgtgtgtgtgtgtgtgtgtgtgtgtgagtgtttgtgtgtgtgtgtgtgtgtgtgtgagtgtttgtgtgtgtgtgtgagtgtgtgtgtgtgtgtgtgtgtgtgtgagtgtgtgtgtgtgtgtgtgagtgtttgtgtgtatgtgtgtgtgtgtgtgtgtgtgtgagtgtttgtgtgtgtgtgtgagtgtgtgtgtgtgtgtgtgtgtgtgtgtgtgtgagtgtgtctgtgtgtgtgtgtgtgtgtgtgtgtgagtgtgtctgtctgtgtgtgagtgtgtgtgagtgtgtctctgagtgtgtgtgtgtgagtgtgtctgtgtgtgtgtgtgtgtgtgtgtgtgagtgtgtgtgtgtgtgtgtgagtgtgtctgtgtgtgtgtgtgagtgtctctgagtgtgtgtgtgtgtctctgagtgtgtgtgtgtgtgtgtgtgtgtaagtgtgtgtgtgtgtgtgttagtgtgtgttagtgtgtgtgtgtgtctctgagtgtgtgtgtgtgagtgtgtctctgggtgtgtgtgtgtgtgtgtgtaagtgtgtgtgtgtgtgtgtgagtgtgtctgtgtgtgagtgtgtgtgtgagtgtgagtgtgtgtgtgtgtgtgtgtgtgttagtgtgtgttagtgtgtgtgagtgtgtctgtgtgtgagtgtgtgtgtgagtgtgtgtgtgtgtctgtgtgcgagtgtgtgtgtgagtgtgtgtgtgtgtgtgagtgtgagtgagtgtgtgtgtgtgtgtgagtgtgtgtgtgtgtctgtgtgcgagtgtgtgtgtgagtgtgtgtgtgtgtgtgagtgtgagtgtgagtgtgtgtgtgtgtgttagtgtgtgtgagtgtgtctgtgtgtgagtgtgtgtgtgagtgtgtttgtgtgtctgtgtgcgagtgtgtgtgtgagtgtgtgtgtgtgtgtgagtgtgtgtgtgtgtctgtgtgtgtgagtgtgtgtgtgtgtgtgagtgtgtgtgtgtgtgtgtgtctgtgtgtgtgagtgtgtgtgtgtatgtgagtgtgagtgtgtgtgtgtgtgtgagtgtgtgtgtgtgtctgtgtgcgagtgtgtgtgtgagtgtgtgtgtgtgtgtgagtgtgagtgtgtgtgtgagtgtgagtgtgagtgtgtgtgtgtgtgtgtgtgtgagtgtgagtgtgtgtgtgagtgtgtgtgtgagtgtgtgtgtgtgtgtgagtgtgagtgtgagtgtgtgtgtgtgtgttagtgtgtgtgagtgtgtctgtgtgtgagtgtgtgtgtgagtgtgtttgtgtgtctgtgtgcgagtgtgtgtgtgagtgtgtgtgtgtgtgtgagtgtgtgtgtgtgtctgtgtgtgtgagtgtgtgtgtgtgtgtgagtgagtgtgtgtgtgtgtgtgagtgtgtgtgtgtgtgtgtgtctgtgtgtgtgagtgtgtgtgtgtatgtgagtgtgagtgtgtgtgtgtgtgtgagtgtgtgtgtgtgtctgtgtgcgagtgtgtgtgtgagtgtgtgtgtgtgtgtgagtgtgagtgtgtgtgtgagtgtgagtgtgagtgtgtgtgtgtgtgtgtgtgtgagtgtgtgtgtgtgtgtgagtgtgtgtgtgtgtctgtgtgtgtgagtgtgtgtgtgtgtgtgagtgtgtgtgtgtgtgtgtctgtgtgtgtgagtgtgtgtgtgtatgtgagtgtgagtgtgtgtgtgtgtgtgagtgtgtgtgtgtgtctgtgtgcgagtgtgtgtgtgagtgtgtgtgtgtgtgtgagtgtgagtgtgtgtgtgtgtgtgtgtgtgagtgtgagtgtgtgtgtgtgtgtgtgcatcctggAATTAAATGCTATCAGATGGGGGGGCAGCTTATTATCCTCCTCCTTCGTTCCCACAGTCAGACGCTGCAGTTCCTCATTCAGCCTTTAGGGGGCCACGCTTCTCATGCTCAGCTGAAAACCCCTGGGAGGAAACAGTGATTGCATCTACGCACTGTTGCCATGGATACGATGCAGGAgctatctgtttttatttgttggcCTTGAGTCTTCTTTGCCCTgcagtccccctcctccccctccccctcccctcccccccccccccctcctctcctcctgcctccatACTCTCTGTGAGCCACCaactgcagcttttaaaaacacgtCTTCTCCGACTCTGTGGTCAGTCatgatttttctctctcctcgaGGAActatataaagatggacagcACACCTCCAccacaaaagtgaagccaatgtaCTGAACTGACCTGATGTGAAGGGGGCTCATGATGAGGATCTGTCAGATCTGTCTGCAGGAACCCTGACCTCGTCTCTCACAGCGTCACATTTGTGAAGAGCAGGATTCTTGTCGCTcagtcgctctctctctcccccctctctctccccccctctctctcctcaccctccctccctctctctctcccccctctctcccccctctctctcccccctctctctctctctctctctcccccctctctccccctctctctccccctctctctccccatctctctctctccctctctctctctctctctcccccctctctctcccaccctccctccctctctctctctctctccccccctctctctccccaccctccctcctccctctctctctctctctccccctctctctccccaccctccctccctctctctctctctctcaccccctctctctccccaccctccctccctccctctctctcccccctctctctccccaccctcctctctctctctccccctctctctcccctccctctctctctctctctctctctctctctccccaccctccctctctctctctctctcccccctctctctccccaccctccctctctctctctctctctctcccccccctccctctctctcattaaCACAGCGTCTGAGGATCATGATTAAATTGATTAATTGAATGGAAAAGGGAATAAGTCTCGGGTTCCTGCGAGGCTGTGTGCACTGAGACGTTAGCAGTTAGCAGATTAGCAGCCGGCCTGAGTGACAGGAAAGGgaatgagaaacagaaagacaaacagaccaATCAGACGACTTCCACCGTCCTGACAGCGTCGCCCGGGCAACTGTGACATATTTCACATCAGACAAAAGATTCTAACACGCTGTGTCTGTTTTCACATGACAAACACAACGGAAACCATTCCCCGAGCAGACGTCACGCTTTAACAAAGTGTAAAGCATTCAGCACGCTCatcaaggagtgtgtgtgtgtgtgtgtgtgtgtgtgtgtgtgtgtgtgtgtgtgtgtgtgtgtgtgtgtgtttaattcaaCAAGTCATTAAAGAAAGTGGAGGCCTTGTTAACTTCATGTTAGTGTTGAATATTATATGATGAGGAGTGTGGCACGTTTTGAGTCGAGCTCAGCTTTCTCTGAATCCCAGAGGAGACACATGAGGTTTCTGTTCGTTACAGTCTTGGACGAGTCTCACTACTATAAAGGAagtcatgaaaacatgaaaaagaacaTAATcgtggagagagaaagacagaaagagagacgtGTTTTCTCCTCCACAGGTGGATGGACTGTCTTTATTCTCCTCTGAATAAATCTGAATAAAACACACTTCTCCCCTTTCGTCAAAGAAACGTTTCTGTAGCGAAACAGgaacatttgaataatttaatTCCTCTCAGCTGCAGGACGAACTGCAGGACGAGTTGCAGGACGAGCTGCAGGACGAGCTGCAGGACGAGCTGCAGGACGAGTTGCAGGATGAGGACGAGTTGCAGGATGAGGACGAGTTGCAGGATGAGGACGAGTTTGCAGGATGAGGACGAGCTGCAGGGCGAGCTGCAGGACGAGCTGCAGGACGAGCTGCAGGACGAGCTGCAGGACGAGCTGCAGGACGAGCTGCAGGACGAGCTTGCAGGACGAGTTGCAGGACGAGCTGCAGGACGAGCTGCAGGAAGAGGACGAGTTGCAGGACGAGCTGCAGGACGAGCTGCAGGACGAGCTGCAGGACGAGCTGCAGGACGAACTGCAGGACGAGGACGAGTTGCAGGACGAGTTGCAGGACGAGTTGCAGGACGAGTTGCAAGACGAGTTGCAGGACGAGCTGAAGGACGAGCTGCAGGACGAGTTGCAGGACGAGCTGCAGGACGAGTTGCAGGACGAGTTGCAGGACGAGCTGCAGGACGAGCTGAAGGACGAGTTGCAGGACGAGTTGCAGGACGAGTTGCAGGACGAGTTGCAGGACGAGTTGCAGGACGAGCTGAAGGACGAGCTGCAGGACGAGTTGCAGGACGAGCTGCAGGACGAGTTGCAGGACGAGCTGAAGGACGAGCTGCAGGACGAGTTGCAGGACGAGTTGCAGGACGAGTTGCAGGACGAGTTGCAGGACGAGTTGCAGGACGAGCTGAAGGACGAGCTGAAGGACGAGCTGCAGGACGAGTTGCAGGACGAGCTGAAGGACGAGCTGCAGGACGAGTTGCAGGACGAGTTGCAGGACGAGTTGCAGGACGAGTTGCAGGACGAGTTGCAGGACGAGCTGAAGGACGAGCTGAAGGACGAGCTGCAGGACGAGTTGCAGGACGAGCTGCAGGACGAGTTGCAGGACGAGTTGCAGGACGAGCTGCAGGACGAGCTGAAGGACGAGTTGCAGGACGAGTTGCAGGACGAGTTGCAGGACGAGTTGCAGGACGAGTTGCAGGACGAACTGCAGGACGAACTGCAGGACGAGTTGCAGGACGAGTTGCAGGACGAGTTGCAGGACGAGCTGCAGGACGAGTTGCAGGACGAGTTGCAGGACGAGCTGCAGGACGAGTTGCAGGACGAGCTGCAGGACGAGCTGCAGGACGAACTGCAGGACGAGTTGCAGGACGAGTTGCAGGACGAGCTGAAGGACGAGCTGCAGGACGAGCTGCAGGACGAACTGCAGGACGAGTTGCAGGACGAACTGCAGGACGAGCTGCAGGACGAGTTGCAGGACGAGTTGCAGGACGAGCTGCAGGACGAGTTGCAGGACGAACTGCAGGACGAGCTGCAGGACGAGTTGCAGGACGAGTTGCAGGACGAGCTGCAGGACGAGCTGCAGGACGAGTTGCAGGACGAGCTGCAGGACGAGCTGAAGGACGAGTTGCAGGACGAGTTGCAGGACGAGTTGCAGGATGAGGACGAGTTGCAGGACGAGCTGAAGGACGAGCTGAAGGACGAGTTGCAGGACGAGTTACAGGACGAACTGCAGGACGAGCTGAAGGACGAGTTGCAGGACGAGTTGCAGGACGAACTGCAGGACGAGCTGAAGGACGAGCTGAAGGACGAGTTGCAACAGAAGCTCCCCTGCACTCCATAAAGGAGCAGACCAGCAGGGGGGGGGAGTATATGGGGGGACATCAGCAGGAGAGATAACATGGCGTCCTCCTCTCAGTGATCGCCACAGAAATAAACACGGCAGCTTGTTGTCAGTGATGCACAAAGACGTCTTTTAAAAGagttctctgtttctgtttcctgaaGAAAGTAGAAATTATTCATGGAAATTAAAGTAACAAAAGGCTGTTTGCTATGCAGACCCCCCCCCAGAACTCTGGGGGGGGGAAACAGAACTCTCCTCTCAGGAACTAAGAGACAGTAACCAGGAAGTAATCAACCAAACACGAGTCTTTAAGTATCCACAAGCAGCATGTGTGAGGAGATAAGATTCAGTGATTAAAGAACACGTTGATCAATCTGAATGTGCTCCTCTCTATCAAACAATTCAATGTTTTAATGAAGATTTTAATGAACTCACGATCACGACGTTAACAGAGTGTGGTCTGTGTGTTAGAAGTTAAAAGTCCAAACTAAGACTGTAAGGTTGAAAATCTGACGTCTGAAGATCATCGTACCGGCCTGCAGACGCACCGACAGACGCTTTAAGGAAACCAGTATCGACGCTCTGATTGActcaagttaaaaaacaaacaaacacctatGAATAGAAAAACATGTGAGCGAGCACCGCCCAGACTGTCTGACATTTCACTTGACCAAAAATAGGGTTTAGAAGTGACCTAAATTAGGgccctgcactcacactgctccaggactaaccgggtcCGAGCACAGTTTCTTCTTCTCATGACATCGtaacacaacacatgcatgacttCATGATCCTGAAGCTGCTCCTCAGGCAGGAAGGTGTTTCTGCTGCTCGttagttttctgtgtgtgtttctggattTGAAGATTTGAAGCTGAAGGAACCGTCTCAGATAAAAGGTTATGTTGTCCTCGCTCACactgaaacaggaagcagctgtTTGAAGAGTTCTCCTGTTTGAGAGACGAGACAGACCTGCAGCATCCTGCTCTGAGACCGGCTTCAGTaaccctcagtgtgtgtgtgtgtgtgtgtgtgtg
This portion of the Labrus bergylta unplaced genomic scaffold, fLabBer1.1 SCAFFOLD_191, whole genome shotgun sequence genome encodes:
- the LOC136178463 gene encoding probable inactive protein kinase DDB_G0270444 produces the protein MRTSCRASCRTSCRTSCRTSCRTSCRTSCRTSLQDELQDELQDELQEEDELQDELQDELQDELQDELQDELQDEDELQDELQDELQDELQDELQDELKDELQDELQDELQDELQDELQDELQDELKDELQDELQDELQDELQDELQDELKDELQDELQDELQDELQDELKDELQDELQDELQDELQDELQDELQDELKDELKDELQDELQDELKDELQDELQDELQDELQDELQDELQDELKDELKDELQDELQDELQDELQDELQDELQDELKDELQDELQDELQDELQDELQDELQDELQDELQDELQDELQDELQDELQDELQDELQDELQDELQDELQDELQDELQDELQDELKDELQDELQDELQDELQDELQDELQDELQDELQDELQDELQDELQDELQDELQDELQDELQDELQDELQDELQDELKDELQDELQDELQDEDELQDELKDELKDELQDELQDELQDELKDELQDELQDELQDELKDELKDELQQKLPCTP